The stretch of DNA ACCGTTGGCTCGTTCCTCCGGCGTTTGGTCCTGCAGTCGGGGCCTCAGAAACCTGATGAAGTGGGTTTGCAGGACTGGATTAGGGGCCCGGCGTCTCATCGCGTGATTAATGAACCTCTGAAACACACAACCGTACGTCTGATAGGAGCGCTCCGAGCGAGTGAGAGAAAAACAACAGATCACTCTGACTGGAACTAGTGATTTATCGGAGACAGAGACAGGGTGGCGGCCCTTCCGCTCCATCCCGAATCAGCAGTTTATTCTCAGTtcctatatatttatctgtgaTTATAAGATGAggttttgtgtgtaaatgtgttttcgGTCCAAAATAACATTCTGgatgtattttaaatgacatGTTAGAAGCTGAAAGGCATTTCTCATTTCTCTCCTGCTGCTGCGTGTGTTGGGTGGTCGGCCGTTATAAATGCTTCTTCATCTCGCATTTCTTCCCGTTCGCTCTCGTCTGCACTTCCTGTTTAATGTCCTGTCGATCTCTTCTCACCTCACGCCGACAGCGGCTCAATCACTGCGGCGGCTTCTGTGAAATATGTAAATTcttgtcattttgcttctcaagtgaATATATCTTGTTTTATGGATAACTATCAAGACAAAAAAGGAAACCTTTAAATCTTTGTgctaatgtttatatttcagatctgtttttatactgtattataTGTCTGTGAACGGCTTCATCAATATTTACCACTAGATGACCAGGTGGAAAAATTGAACACATCATTTAAACTAGTTTAATTTCATACCAATTACAAACCGCAATAGAAACTGCAGCACCTGCACACTTCAGTTTGGAAAACTACCTTCACATCGACAcctctgttcaaaagtttagtacttttattcagaaatgatgctttaaattgatcaaaagtgacatttataatgttaagaaAGATTCTGTTTCCCAAAAATGCTGTACATTTGAACttactattcatcaaagaatcctgaaaaatcacggttttcacaaaaatatgactcttttcaacattgataataatcagaaatgtttcttgagcagcaagaatgatttctgaaggatcatgtgacactgaagactggagtaatgatgctgaaaattcagctttgatcactggaataaattacactttactatatattcacatagaaaacagctgatttaaattataataatattttgtgatttttactctatttttaatcaaataaattcagctttgatcacaggaataaattacatatttcaataagttcacataaaaaacagctgatttaaattgtaataatatttcacatttgttactgtatttttaatcaaacaggCTTTCTGTATGTCTGAAAAGggtcttaaaaagtcttaacccttacaaatatcaaaacatcagatacatttacttgagatgcaaatgtaaaattaagTCTTAGAAAAATTTTGCATTTACTGGAGATACAAAAGGACAGAATATGAGGTcttattttctgtgaaattgatcaaaacgaagtgagtttatgcttaaaacaagaacaaatatctgtcaatgAGTTTCCCTTTGAATAAGTTTTTCTGAGCCggctggcagatatttgttcttgttttaagcacagaCTGTGATCAGTTTCACAGAAAATAAGACTTTATATTGTGTAATTTCCAGtgaatgcatcttgatttaagaatctttTGACAATtgcactggaaaacaagacaaaaatattaaggaaGAACATCagattaattaaaaagtaatggaTATCTGTTGTAAGTTGTATGTTCAAGCTCTGAAGTGTTGCTAATACAACTCAGTTTTTCTGtctagacatttacatttagagaaGATATTGACGTATTGTGTTCCTTCTTGGTCTTAAAAAGGTCTTGAAAAAGTCTTAAACTTACATTCATAAAACCTGCCTTACTGAACTGAGCTTTGAACTGAAGGGTCTCGTATGGTCGCAGTAATGATCTGACGGTGTGTCACGCACTGATTCTAATGGGAAGGAGCTGCTATCTTCATTTGACCTCTGACAGGCTCTGTGTGACCTCAGGCTGTGACCCGAGCGCATCTTCTCTCTTGGTCTTACAGCGTGTGAGTTCAGCGTCTCACTGTATTTCTCCACGAGGCTCTGCTCGTGTTTCGATGAGGTGTTGATAAGATCCTGATCTCTTCTTCTCTCCGGAGGATCACACACACTCTGGTTACACTTAAATTGGCGTCTCACTTTTCGCGCCGTCGAGTCTTTTGAGTGTTGTCCTCTCCTCTGCTGTCTTCCTTTTATCTGTCCAGGTGAGCCGGAGGAAGGAGTCGCGTTACAGCGTTCAGTTCAGTGTAGAGCGCTTTATCGCACGGCTGTAGCTTCTCTCAGAACTTGctaataaattacaaataacacactgaattaaatgtgatattttgaattagtatTTCCTTAAATCATTATTTACATCTGTTTTAGTTCAGGTGTGTTTCATCCTGGTTTTTGATGCAAATGTTATTAATGAACAGATTGTATGTGGATCATCAGATAAGTGATGGACTTTCAGTTCTTCTAAACAAATATGATTCATTTGATGCAGAAAATGGAAATTTTTTTCTGGTAGGATTTGTTTGTGATTTTCGTTTTTTTCCCTGTCATGTATGACATGTTTTTGCGTGCATATGGAAATGTTTCAACGTAGTTTTCCATTGAGAGAGTCATTTTATTGCACTGAGGAAGAGTCACGATTAATCCTCAGCGTGTTTGTTTGTGTCAGTGTCAGCTTTACTTCGGTTGTGAAACGAGTCAATATTGATGTCAAGACTGCTGGTGTAAACAAACACGGATCAGAATATGTTTATGAGTTTTTTGATGTATGCTGCATGTAAACACGCAGCTGCTGGAATGGACAGACATGTCTTGTCTGTGTATGAATGTGGCACGGGCCAGACTAAATATAGCAGATTCCCTGCAGTCATTGAGCGTTACCTTTTATGTCCCTGACctgccattaaaaataaatcaaacctGAGTGAGGAGGCCGTGTGATGCACCGGGCCAAAATAATCCTCCCGTCCGCCTCGACCTGTGCAGTTTTTCCGGCGCGTTCTCGTGTCTCTGTGCATTAAGCAGGACGTGCGGTGAAACCTCACACCGGCCCGACGGAGCGCGTTCAGGGAGAAATTCATTTCCTGTGTGTCCGTGTCACGCGTGGAGCCTGTCGCTCTCTGCCTCTGAATTATTCACAGGACGTCCGTCATGTGAAATCAGCCATATTTAATGTGCCGCGCTGATATATGACTGTCAGACTATTGATTGAGTTCAGGAGCCGAACGACAGAATGCTGTTCTCAGCTGAACTGGGTTAAAGGTCAAATGATGTTACCCTTTAGTTTTTATTTGGCTGAATCTCATTAAGaaaattgcatatatatatatatatatatatatatatatatatatatatatatatacacacacatacacgcacacacacacacatatttattaactcctatatatttatttatatttatttatatatacataaataatacataaaatatacatatatatgtgtgtgtgtgtatatatatatatatatatatatatttctatacatttagatattattttattacctttttgtttattttatttttatatatatatatatatttatctttttttttacatatatacttatatatatatatatataatataagtaaataaatggtaaataaatatttataaataaatatatttaagtaaataaatgtgtgtgcattttatatatatatatatatttctttatatatatatatatatatatatatatatagatatatagatatatagatgaataatacataatatatacataatatatattatatatttatatatgtgtgtgtgtatatgtgtgtgtatatatatatatatatatatatatatatatatatttacttctatatatttatttatatatacataaataatatatcatatttaatatatttatatatatgtgcattttatatatatatatatatatatataaatttatttacaaaatacacatacatacacatatatttatttacatatatatctaatacatatttatttgtttatatacatatataatacatatagtgtgtgtgtgtgtgtgtatatataattttattacctttttgtattaattttctaggtgtgtgtgtacgtatatgtatatgtgtatatatatatatatatatatatataatatatatatatatatatatatatatatataatatatagagagagagagagagacttttttatgaaattgtcgtttaaatataatttatatcttTCTCaacttttgtaaaaatgtttaaaacttaATGACTGTAATACAGTGGGTCAGCAGAGCAAACATgaccattatttatttaaacagctTCTTTTACCTTGTGTTTTCTGATTGGCTCAGACAGTCCTGTGTGTTCATCTCAGCTCTGATGATGAACTTTTAGTAATTAGTGGAAGGCACTAAACTTCTGTCATATTCACTGATGTCCTTCAGCTGccatctctctgtgtgtgtgtgtgtgtgtgtgtgtgtgtgtgtgtgtgtgcgcgataGTGTGTGTATgcgatagtgtgtgtgtgtgatagtgtgtgtgtgtgatagtgTGTTTTTGCACTCTGCCGGACATTTTCCTGATGCTCCTCATGTGCAAACAGAAGTACGAGGGCCGCTGGGGCCTCAACCGCAGCACTTCCCACCAGCGTGACCTCTGACCCCGCCTGCCATTAATCACTCCGCTCCTGATGGGCCTGTCCCACTGGGAAAATCAACCCAGCAAGGCATGATGGGAGGGTTAGCCGGGGGCCAATCAGGACGCTGCTCCAGCCAGCGGTGGCGCCACGTTGAACTACAGGCCTCAGCAACCGTGAATCTGCTCTGTTTATTTAGTCACTGTCAGAGAAGCTTAACTAACCAGAAACACTGAGGTGCTGTTCAGTGACAGACTTAATGTGATTCAGTTTAATATCTGCGGTCagtaacattttcattttctttttaagaaataaataatgcattaaattgatcaaaagtgacatttataatgttacaaaagattctgtttcaaataaatgctgttcttttgaactttctattcatcgaagaatcctgaaaaatcacggtataatatatatatatatatatatatgtatgttctGTTTCTCACTCAGTGTTCAGTACTAGAGGAcggttggtgtgtgtgtgtgtgtgtgtgtgtgtgatgtaacTGCAGTCAGTATTAATCATTCAGGGCTCTTTCTATTGTCCGTCGTCCATTCTCTAGTCTCTGTGTGCGCGTGTACACGTATAAAAGCTTGGCTTCCTGCTGACCGGCGCTTTAATTCAGCCATCAATAACCTCAGGATGACCTTTGACCCTTGCGGTCGTACTAATTGTTTGATGTTGGGTTGATGGTCAGAGGCATTAAAGAACTGCAGAGATGTTTCTGGACCTGATGGCACGATCAAACCACGTGTTCTCCCATAATGCTGAGCAGAACACACACTGACAGACGTTCACGGGCGTCTGGATGCCTTTTGTTTTCGCGTGTGCGTGTCGGGGCGCGTCACGCAACCTTTAAACTTTGAGTGTTTTTCAGTGCATTTCTGTTTCATGTTTTGCTTTGTAGGAGAGATCATAAAGCCGTCATGTGATTTGTGTTTCTATAGGGCACTGTTGATAAGAATCACACtcgtctgtgtgtgtttctggtGTTTGTGACTCTTTTGCCTGAACCGTCCCTTTAAGGTTTTCCTGTAGATTCATAAGGTCTCACTGTGTACTTTCCATACGGACGTTTAACTAGCCGGCAGAAGTCTCCAGCGCCCCTGACCTGAAGATAAGCTGCTGACAGGATTAATGTATGGCTATCAAAAGTCTGTGTTATTCAGGTCAAGCTTGTTTGCGTAAAGCAGGCTAATATGTATTTTTCCGCCCGTAAGCCCACCTGTGTCTTTGAAGTGTGCGGTTACGTGGGCGACTTGAACTCTCACCTCTGTACAAACACAACATCTGCTTCAGCGCTTCAGTGCAGCAATTGAGCTGATTTTGATGGGCAAAAAACTTCAACTTGAGTAATATATTGAGAATTTAAGAGTTTTGTTTGggaaaatgcatgaaaaaactggtaaaaattaatatttactgATGTATAATATATAGTGTTAATGAATATATCAGggttattatttttaacaaactatttaagacatttttgctaattaaagctaaaataaaatataaatattagatgaaaatttttttactaaaatgttGCTGACAAAAaatgaagcactaaaattactggaaataaatcaaaactaaactaaaattaaaatacaaaattaaatctaaataataatataaacaacaaaaacagcaaaattaattaaagttaaaataaaaactgtaaatgtaaaataaatgctaatttagaatattaataaactataatagtatataaaatatactaaaataatataattaagaaaaaaattatatgcatatatatttctttatctgattattttagtatatttaatatgctattgttattttttaaatatttaattaatatgtaatgtttttttacattttgaattagcttcttttattttattttttattttattttaatattttttttatttaaaaataaattattttagtaataaataaaataaaataaacttatttagatgacaacaaaaaagtaatatattttttaatacacacacacacacacacacacagtctttcacacacacactcacacacacagtctctctcacacacacacacacacactctctcacacatacacacacaacacacactctctctcacacacacactcacacacacagtctctcacacacacacacacacacgcacagtctttctcacacacactctctctctctctctctttctctcactcactcactcactcactcactcactcactcacacacacacacacacacacacacacacacacacacacacacacacacactctctctctctctctctctctctctctctctctctctctctctctctctcacgctcacacacacacacacactcacacactcactcactcacacacactcactcacacacactctctctctctctctctctctctctctctctctcacgctcacacacacacacacactcacacacacacacactctctctctctctctccctctcactcaaacacacacacactcactcacacacactctctctctctctctctctcacacactcacactcacacacactcacacacacacacactcacacacacacactcacacactctctctctctctctctctctctctctctctctctctctctctctcttatacacacacacacacacacagtctctctcactcacacacacacacacacacacacacacacacacacacacacacacagagtctctctctcttatacacacacacacacacactctttctcacacacacacacacacacatcggtTGAGTTCTATATTAATGTGCTGTTTATTGATCTCTGATTATTATGTTGCTAGGCAACCACACACAGCCTCCAGTGAACTATATTACTGGCCAGAGGAAATGTTTATTAGGATTACAGGAGATTATTCTCCATGTCGTGATTTATTGATCATGGACTGGGAGTCTCTCATGTGGCTGCTGTCACTGGTTTATAGGAGAGTCAGTCGTGTGTTCAGTGATTTCAGCAGTAAGGTGTGTCAGGCGTGACGTGAGAATCACGAGTGTTGCTGCTTTCTGACGGTGTTTCATCCGCTGGTGTTTTCCTGCAGGGACTCCGGTGAACAGGATCCCCATCATGGCGAAGCAGGTTCTGGATCTGTACATGCTGTATAAGCTGGTGACGGAGAAGGGCGGGCTGGTGGAGGTCATCAACAAGAAGATCTGGAGAGAGATTACCAAGGGTCTGAACCTGCCCACCTCCATCACCAGCGCCGCCTTCACGCTCCGCACACAGTACGACACGCCCAAACCACACAAACTTCATTTACTGTGTCtatccttctctctctctctctctgtacatTTATCTCTCTCTGCTCTTTCTGTCTCTTCACATCTGATTCTGCCTCCACTAATTAGTTTGAGGTGAAAGATTTATTGatatattgatttgatttgggTCGCTTTAGTCTGGGGGTGGAAACAGGaacatcctctctctctctctctctctctctctctctctctctttaattaGATCTGTgctcacaaaatatatatattctgtgtAAATatacgcacatacacacacacacacacacacacatatgtatatattaattacagagagaaagaaatttCTTCAGGTTTCATCAATATCTGCTCATAAGTGACCCACGATGTGTCCATCAGTGCTGACGCCCGTCTGTCTCTCGGTCTCAGGTATATGAAGTATCTGTACCCGTACGAGTGCGAGCGGAAGGCGTTGAGTTCTCCCAGTGAGCTGCAGGCCGCCATCGACAGCAACCGGCGTGAAGGTCGTCGGCCCAGTTACAGCAACAGCCTGTTCCGATTTAGCCCCTCCCCCGGCTCCGCCCCTCACATCCTGTCCCCTCCCAAGATGCACCTGTCGGCACTGGGTGCCGGGGCCATGGGGGCCCTGAACGGATTCCAGGCGTCCGCCGGGCCGTCTCTGAAGAAGGGACTGGGTGAGTGACGATTCACAACCTGAATTACTACTAGTGCTGGTGTATGGCAGGTGGATTATAGTTTAGGGGGCGGGACATtctcattctagagagcatttgattggacacaAATGTATACAGCACACCCCTATGAAgaaactgaatgttttttttttttttgttggcaGATTATGACATTTGATGgtatttatttaaacacttaAATTTCCTTTATTTGGATGGCAGTGATTAAAATTTAAACTGAAGAATTATCAAATAACCACGCCTTCTTAAAGCCACAGACATCATGTTTACAGGTCAGCAGGTCCGTTGAGCGAGTGAACACATGTTCGTGCTGTTTTAGTGCCTGACAAAAAGAAACAGAATGTTCAGAATTGTTTAGCCACATGTGTTCAGTCTGTTGTAGTATTTGTGGTGTTAGAGCGCCTCCTGTCGACATGAACATGAACTGCACCTTCAGACATTTACACTAGTAGTTCACTGATGAGTGAATCTGTTGTCCTTCTCAAGacttttttatcattatttttatcttaATAATTATGTTAATTTCTAGAGTTGTTGATGATGTCATGTGACAATTAGTGTGATTCTCCACTTACTGATTATGACAGTTTTATCCAAACAAGCCACATGATGTGCAGAATTGTTATGCAGTTGTTATGATGTTCTTCTCATCCATGTGTTCTCGTCTCTCTCCTCTAGAGGACGCCGTCCCGTCTCTGTTGGCGGGCCGCTCGTCCTCCTTTGCGCTGGCGTTGGGGCAGCAGCAGGTGGCGGGTCTGGCGCGGGCCGCCACACTGGAGCAGCTCAGAGAGAAGCTGGAGACGGAAGCGCCGGAGAGGAAGATGGCCCGTCTGGCTGAAGAGCAGCAGAGACTCATGCAGCAGGCCTTCCAGCACAACCTGATCGCCATGGCCTCGCAGATGCCCATGAACCTGCGCCTGGGAGCTCCGGCCAGGGGTCAGTGTGATGGCCAGACAGAGGATGTTGTCTGCATGTGACGTACTGATGTGTGTGTTAATGAGTGTTTGTTTCTGCAGAAGAGAAGCAGGATCTGGCCATGAGTATCTCCTCCACCGGAGCAGCGAGTATCAGCGTGTCAGTGGAAGTGAACGGCATCATTTACTCAGGTATCAATCGCTCCAGAATGCATTGCGTGGAGtgaaatgttaattattgttatattttaatcagTAGTGATGCACTGAAATGTCATCAAGAGCTCTGGAGGGCCGAAATCATTGACCAAAACAGTGAGATTTTGGTGCATTTTGACTGTCACCATCTATTTTGTGCACCttctaaaaaattattttatatatatatatatatatatatatataaatgattaacacatctaacataaaagtaatgattaatatgtgtgtatattttatatttattattatatatatattatatatataatagtaaatatacacacatattaatcattacttttatttatatatatatatatatctgtgtatactgtatatgcacacacacattatacatacatatatgtatatatgtgtatatatatatgtatatatatgtgtgtgtgtgtatatatatatatatatatatatatatatatatatatatatatatatatatatatatatatgtgtatatatatatatatatatatatatatatatatatatatatgtgtgtgtgtgtgtgtatacagacATATACagacatatatatgtgtatatatatatatatatataatatataaataatatatatacacacatatattatgtaaacaaaaaaattgttagATGCGCCTAATCccaattaatcaatttgacagcactagtgtatgtatgtgtgtatatatatatatatatatatatatatatataacattacaaaatatacaattaaaaacgataaaacaaaaaaaataattcatatttaaatgaaagGTAAAAGTaaataatcaaatcaaataaatgaataatcatataaatacaaataaaaataaacctataaaaataaatacaattattttatttagttattagaAATAATAgaagtgaataaataaatataaataaaaaaaatgaaataatttgtaCACAACATGGATCAGCTACAGCAgttaaaagacaaataaaaataaacatgaaaaaatttattttatttagttattaaagacataaaatagaagtgaataaataaataaataaataaataaaaatgaaatattttcgTGCACACAACATGGAAAAGCTACATTGTTGGGTTAACAATAttgatttgtcatttttaatctaTCTTCATTTTGACGAATCGAGATCTtttagtctgtgctgttttcattTAATGCGAGAACAAAACTTtactaaatattatttgtaagtaagtaatgtttatttatatagcacctttcaAGGAGGGGtcacaaagtgctttacaataaaaataacatcaaacaaataaaaaataaaataaaaaaaatatacattttagcTTGTACAAAAAGATGTGTctttagatgttttttaaaagactcCACAGAACCTGTAGTGCGCCTgccatccaataatcacaataagTTTTGTGCTTTGATAATTataatatgaaacaaagtctcagctttcagaTTCTGTCAATTTgatcacaaaattcaaacaataaatgtgtttttgtggctctttaatgtggcgtgaactgatcatctcttcctctttactactagttacagcaccaaataaacatgcatgaacatcagaaggaatgttgaaagatacagaacaacttactgaaatgaatcatgtctcatgtaatcgatcaatcagtgtttcaaccgcggaaagatagcaataaaacagcttgagaacaaTATGTAtctaattgattattaaataaactttattttcggttctgttttaatttcagtgcTTCACTATTAATCACTGCTGATCTGATTtttgaaatttcgattcacaGGAACTCTGTTCGCCCAGAAGTCGGCGGCTGCAGCTGCAGATGTGAATGCGTCTGCCGCGGCTCACGCACCTCCAGCTGGACCCAGTGGGCTGTTCACGTTCTCTAGCTCCGCCCCCAGCCAAAGCCCcacctcttcctcctcttccaaGGAGCGGAGCTCAGCGGAGCCATCCACCAGCGGCTCCCCGTAAC from Ctenopharyngodon idella isolate HZGC_01 chromosome 18, HZGC01, whole genome shotgun sequence encodes:
- the LOC127500057 gene encoding AT-rich interactive domain-containing protein 3B-like; this translates as MVDNSGSSKTQMEAGLAGGLKLEAMMEQLQRQQQARLEMEHKERRLREAHIMYAQQVAAQQAILAAARASGAGFMSGGQLSLVSNQSSMDSEHEEERGRDSDDDDDDDDEMMEGDEGSEEDDRPPSGLEFLRKQTLALQQGAVHLPGRPIASFSDPTKRAPSPAVRVKQEPEDDLSPVGRPSASSPNGQADWSYDDHFKANGGVSWPDDVDGARGRGEASRDFAKLYELDNDPHRKEFLDDLFTFMQKRGTPVNRIPIMAKQVLDLYMLYKLVTEKGGLVEVINKKIWREITKGLNLPTSITSAAFTLRTQYMKYLYPYECERKALSSPSELQAAIDSNRREGRRPSYSNSLFRFSPSPGSAPHILSPPKMHLSALGAGAMGALNGFQASAGPSLKKGLEDAVPSLLAGRSSSFALALGQQQVAGLARAATLEQLREKLETEAPERKMARLAEEQQRLMQQAFQHNLIAMASQMPMNLRLGAPAREEKQDLAMSISSTGAASISVSVEVNGIIYSGTLFAQKSAAAAADVNASAAAHAPPAGPSGLFTFSSSAPSQSPTSSSSSKERSSAEPSTSGSP